In the genome of Carboxydocella sporoproducens DSM 16521, the window GGAGCGCCTATTGTTACAGATTATGTTCAATATTCGAAGAACGTTTCATCAAAGGAAGAATAAAAAAAAGGCAACCAGAACGGTTGCCAAGAAAGGGGATAGGGGATATGAAAAGAATGAGGGTAGCTTGTTAAGGGAAGATAACCGCAGGATTCACCGCTTCTCCCCGCTGGCTGGCAGCAAAATGGAGCAACTCACCCGGTGCTACCAGGCCTAAGACCTGGCCGCCTTCCACCCGCTGACCCATTCGCACCTTGATGCCCTGCAGGTTGCCATATACCGTTTCCCAACCCTGGGCATGGCTCAGGACCAGTTCCGGTCCTTCACTGCCATCGCGAATGGTCTTGACCTGACCGGGCCACACCGCCCGCACCAGGTTATTGTTTTCCGCCGGGCGGATATCCACCCCGTGGTGGAAACGGTAGTCCCCGAAAACCGGCCAGTAAATCTGGCCATAGCCGAAAATAAGTTGTCCACCTGCCAGCGGAAATCTGGGAGAGGGGAGTTCCTTCCCTACTATATTATTCCCCACCTGTGTCCGGGTGTATACCTGGTAGCGGGAAATTTTTTTCTTTTTTTCCTCCCGGGACCGGGCAGGCTCTACCGCCCGCTTAGCTTGCGTTTCCTCTCCGGTTTGCCGGGCCAGCACCGTCGCCGGTTTAACCCATGTGGCAGTGCTGCTCAGGTCATCCTGTACCGCCCGGGTCACAGTTACATGATCCTGATAAGTCCGGTTAAACCACCAGGCATATGTACCCGCCAGGACCAAGCCAGTAATAGCTATCCCCCAGATACTCCAGCCCAGCAGCCAGCGCCGCCGCCAGTTCTTTTGCCTTTCCAGAGCATCCGGCCACCAGGGCCAGTCGATAATTTTTCTCCACCAGCTCATAAAAACCACCTCCTTATCCTTGATTTTTCCCTTTTTTTATATCTCTTAAACATAAAGCAAAAGAAAAACAGGTGCCTTAACGGACACCTGTAAAGCATGCTTGCAGTTTAGACAAATTCAGTTCATTCATTGTTTTGACTACCAGATCCGCTGCCGGGAGAGTTGCCTTATCGCCTACACCGACCGCTACCATCCCGGCAGCCTTGATAGCAGCAATCCCGGCTGCAGCATCCTCGATTCCCAGACAGTTTCCCCCATGCACCTGCAGCTGTTCGGCAGCGGTCAGGAAAATCTCCGGATCGGGTTTGCCTTTTTTTACTGCGCCCGCATCTACAATTACATCAAAATACCGGGTCAGTTGCAGTTTCTCCAGCACCAGCGGCGCATTTTTGCTGGCTGAAGCCAGAGCGATCTTGATCCCATGAGCCTTCAACTCCTG includes:
- a CDS encoding M23 family metallopeptidase, producing the protein MSWWRKIIDWPWWPDALERQKNWRRRWLLGWSIWGIAITGLVLAGTYAWWFNRTYQDHVTVTRAVQDDLSSTATWVKPATVLARQTGEETQAKRAVEPARSREEKKKKISRYQVYTRTQVGNNIVGKELPSPRFPLAGGQLIFGYGQIYWPVFGDYRFHHGVDIRPAENNNLVRAVWPGQVKTIRDGSEGPELVLSHAQGWETVYGNLQGIKVRMGQRVEGGQVLGLVAPGELLHFAASQRGEAVNPAVIFP